TGAGTTCAGTCGAAGAAATCCACGTCCCAAGCTTACAACGAAGTAAATACTTCGCCACCATGGCACTGATTATTGCAGTGGTGTCATGGGTCGCTTTAATGGTCGCGGCACATTTCCTGCCTGAATATAAATGGCTCATCCATATTTTCATGCTCGGTGCAGAAGCAGGTGTGGTTGGTGGCTTAGCCGATTGGTATGCAGTCACCGTCTTATTCCGCAACCCTTTCGGCAGAATGCCCTTACCCAAACTGTTGCGTGATCACACTGAAATTATTCCACGCAATAAAGCGCGTATTGCCGAATCAATGGGACGCTTTGTACAGGAAAATTTCTTATCCCCACAAATTGTGGAACGTAGCTTACAAAATGCCGATATCAGTTTGGCGGTGGGTCAATGGTTGGCCAGTCCAAAGAACAATCAACAAGTGGTACAGATGATTCAGCATACTGTGCCGAGAATCTTTGAATTTGTCAGCCAAGATCAGATTGCACACTTTGTCCAAAATAACAGTGTGCAATGGGTCAGAAGTACTAAGGTCAATAAACTGGCCAGTGAAATGCTGCGTGCGGTACTGGAAAATGATTTCCATCAAGATGTATTACAACGTGGACTGGATCTGGCACATGAATGGATGGTATCTCACCCTGAAGAAGCACGTGATTTATCACGTAAATTATTCCAAGAACTCGGTGTTTGGAAACTGGCTAAAGGCGCAAGCTGGATTGGCATTGATGTACAGCAACGCACCATTGACTCACTCATTGAAAAAGTTGAATCAATGCTGGCCAATCCTGATCATCCTTGGCGTCAAGATATTGAAGCCACCACGCATAATTTAATGCTGGAACTGGCAGAACCTGACAGTGAAGCCAGCCAACGCTTAAATCGTGGTAAAGATGCTCTACTTGATAGCCCACAAGTGCTGAACTTTATCAGTGGCGCTGTGGCCATTCTATGTGATGCGATTAAAACTGATTTAATGCAGGAAGATTCAGGCATTGCTACCAATTTACAAGCCGCCATTCAACAGTTGGGTGAGAGCCTGATTCAGAATGAAAAAGTCCGTCAGGTACTGAATGAAAAAATGGTCGGTTTAGCCACCAATTTCAGTGAGCAATATAGCGACAAAATCATTCGTTATATCAGTGAGCGCATTCATGAATGGGATTCTCGGGAAATGATCGCCAAAATCGAAAGTGAAGTTGGCGGTGATTTGCATATGATCCGCGTCAACGGTGTGATTGTCGGTGCGTTTATTGGTTTAGCACTCGGTGTGATTCGTGCCATTGTTGAAAATGTTTTGTAAATAAATCAAATCGTAAAATTCTCTAGCTCAATTTAAGTTGGGATCAACTATCGTGACGGCGGCATGGATGCCGCCCGTAGTGCTGCGGCCTCAAGGATGGGCCGTCAGCACTACAAAGGATTTTTGTTACTTTTCATCCTTGAAAAGTAAAACATGCCTATGCAAATTACATATAATTTCTCACAGCATACGAGGCTGTGCAGAGTCATCGTAAAAAAGAAATTAGACATAAAAAGGACATCCGATGTTGCAACTTCAGTCAAAACTCCCAAGCCAAGGCGTCACCATTTTTAGTGTCATGACTGAACTCGCACACCGACTCAATGCCCTGAACCTGTCTCAAGGTTTCCCAGATTTCCCTGCGCCACCTGCATTGCTCGAAGCCCTCAGCCAAGCGACACTTTCAGGCTATAACCAATACCCTGCGGGTGATGGTGTACTGACTTTAAGACAACAACTGGCGACACAATTCTTAGCGCGTGATCAGTTGCAACTCGATCCAGTCACTGAGATCACCATCACCCCTGGCGCAACCATTGCAATTTTCTGTGCCATTCAAGCCTGTATCCACGCTGGCGATGAAGTGATTATTTTCGATCCAAGCTATGACAGCTATGCCCCTGCGGTTCAGTTGGCAGGTGGAAAATCAGTGCATATCCATTTAGATGCACCCAGCTTTCAGGTGAATTGGCAAAAGGTCAAAGACAGTATCAATGCCAACACTCGCATGATTATTGTCAACACCCCACACAATCCAACAGGGGCAATTTGGTCAGAACAGGATTGGCGACAGTTAATTGAGCTGATTCAAGATAAAAATATCGTAGTGCTCTCCGATGAAGTCTATGAACATCTGATTTTTGATGGGCAAAAACACCATAGCGCACTGCAATTTCCAGAATTGCGTGAACGCAGCTTTGTGATTGGTTCTTTCGGCAAAACCTATCATGTCACAGGCTGGAAAACCGGCTATTGTGTTGCTGCGCCACAACTCATGCGCCTGTTCCGCCAAATCTATCAATTTGCCAATTTCTGTGGCACCACCCCGTGCCAGATTGCACTAGCCAACTATATGCAACAACACCCTGAGCATATTCAAGAATTGCCTAGTTTTTATCAGGCGAAACGTGATCTGTTCAACGCCCAAATTCAAGATTCACGTTTCGACTTCATTCCATCTCAAGGCACCTATTTCCAAAATCTGGATTACAGCAACATTCGTCCTGATCTTAATGATGTCGAGATGTGCCAATTTCTTGCGGAGCAACATAAAATTGTGGCCATTCCAATTTCGGTGTTCTATCAACAAGCACCAGCCTCATTACGCCTGATTCGTTTCTGTTTTGCCAAAACCGATCAAACACTGCAACGCGCAGGTGAAATCCTCGTACAATGTTGATCAACAAAAAGAAACTGAACCCTCATCTTCAACACAACTGAAAATGTTATGTTGACAAAAATACAATCGTTTCAGGATGAAGCGTGAAGGAAATTGAATGACACCACGCCAACCCTTGGTCATGCAGCCGAATCTCTGGAAAACCTTTTTTGTGTTTCTGGTGCCGTTGATTGCCACCAATATTTTGCAAAACCTGTCGGGAACCATTAATACCATCTTTGTCGGTCAAATGATGGGAGTCAATGCAATTGCCGCAGTCTCGGTATTCTTCCCCATCCTGTTCTTTTTACTGGCTTTTGTAATTGGAATTTCTGCAGGCTCCACGGTGCTGATTGGACAGGCATGGGGTGCGCAGAATCTAGAAAAAGTTCGCTCAGTGATTGGTTCCACTGTATTTATGACCTTGATCGGCGGCAGCATTATTGCAGTCTTGGGCCTGATCTTCGCCAAACATATTTTGGAGTTGCTGGGTACCGATCCTAAAGTGATGCACCTGTCCTTGCCTTATGTACAATGGATGTTGGTGGGCAGTCCCTTACTGTTCGTCTATATTATTTATACCTCAATCTTGCGGGGTGTCGGTGATAGTGTGACGCCACTGATTGCCCTGAGTCTCACCAGCTTGATTGGTTTGGGCGTAACCCCCGTTTTACTGAAAGGTTATTTTGGTTTTCCAGCGTTAGGTATTGTTGCCCCTGCGATTGCAACCATTATCGGTTATGCCGCGGTGCTGATTTTTTTAGCAATTTATCTAAATTATAAAAACCATCCACTGAAAATTGATGGTCTATTGCTGCAACATATTCGCCATGATGCAGAACTGAGTAAATTAATTTTAAAACTCGGAATTCCAACAGGGATTCAGATGGTCACCACCTCCTTAGCGGGTCTGGTGATTATTGGCTTGATTAACCATTATGGTGCACATGCCACCGCTGCTTACGGCGCAGTCAATCAGGTACTGAACTACATTCAATTTCCAGCCTTGTCAATTTCGATTGCCGCTTCGATTTTTGCTGCACAAGCGATTGGTGCAGGTAAACCTGATTTACTGGCCAAAGTCACCCGTACCGCTTTAGGTATGAATTTCTTATTTACCGGTAGTTTAATTGCCTTGGCTTATTTGTTCTCAAAATATCTGATGGCGCTGTTTATTACCGATCACAGTGTGATTGAACTGGGTCAACAACTGTTATTTATTGTGCTGTGGTCGATTCTGTTCTTTGGTGCCAGTGCTATTTTTGCATCGATTATGCGTGCCAGTGGTGCGGTCAATATCCCAATGCTCATCAATATTTTCACAATTGTTCTGATCGAAGTGCCATGCGCGTATTGGTTTAGCTCATTGTGGGGCTTAACAGGCATTTGGATTGCCTATGCACTGTCCTTTGTCTGTCTATGTCTGTTCCAAGCCTTTTATTATCAATTCTTTTGGAAAAAGACCAAGATTAAGGTACTGATCTAAAATCATCTTCTTATGCAAATAAAAAAGCCATTCACAAGGAATGGCTTTTTTATGCTGATAACTTACATCATCTTGGTTGCAAGCGCTGCAATACGTTGATAACCCGTCGGGAATAAACGTTGGAACGAATCCACAATACGCGCATCGGTACCAATCAATAAACGGCGTTTATCTTTCAATACTGCATTTAAAATTTGACGAGCGGCTTCTTCTGGTGGGGTACGTAGGAACTTGTCAAATTGCTTGATTGATTTGTTCGGGTCCATGCCCAAGCTCTTCAAACTGTCATTCATTTTCGCTGCTTTGGCGATATTGGTACGAATCCCGCCCGGATGTACGCAGAGTGAGCTGACACCGCCCTTCTCAATATCTAGCTCTTGGCGCAGTGATTCAGTAAAACCGCGTACCGCAAATTTAGTTGCGTTATACGCCGATTGCGTTGGTTGCGAGGTTAAACCAAAAATACTGGAGATGTTGATGATATGCCCATCTTTGGTTTGTTTAATGAATGGCAGGAATTCTTTGGTGCCATAGACCACACCCCAGAAATTAATCCCAACGATCCATTCTAAATCTTCATAGCTTGCGCCTTCGACAGTTGAGCCAAGTGCTACGCCTGCGTTATTGAAGATCAAATTGACTGAGCCATGATCCTGTACCGTCTCTTGTGCCCACTGTTTCACCGCATCACGGTTTGAAACATCGAGTACTTTGGTGGTCACTGTTACAGGATACTGCTTCACCAATTCAACGGTTTGTGCCAGACCTTTGTCATTGATATCACTCAACGATAAATGACAGCCTTGTTTCGCCAATAAAACGGCCAATTGTTGTCCAATCCCAGAACCTGCACCGGTGATCGCTGCGACTTTATTTTTAAAATTTTTCATTGCCTATCCTTTGTACTGCGAATGATACGCACATATTCGCTCAGACCATGTGCTGTTTAACCTGTAACCAATATAATTTTGACAATACGTGTTGTCAATATAGTACACTCTAGCTTTAAGACAAATGGCAATAACCAACATCCTACATGTCATAATAGGCCTATTTACATTTCATGACTGATGATGTTTAAAAGAGACAAGGCATATTTTCAAAATTTGGTTATGCTAGTCAGCACAACATAGTTGAAATGCATATATTAGACACGCGGTTTAAAGACTTTTTAGGGAACGGTTTTTTCAATGGCAACTCAAGATCAAGCGACAAGCAAGAAAAAAAATACAGAAGCGAAAGAACGACAATTTAAAGGTCTGTCTTTAACCGAGCGCAAAGAAGCACGTCGTGAAAAATTGATTGAAGCAGGTATTGCAACCTACGGCACACAAGGCTTTTTCTCAGTCACGGTCAAAGATGTCTGTAATGAAGCCAAGCTGACTGAACGCTATTTTTATGAATCATTTAAGAAAAGTGAAGAACTATTTCAAACCGTATTCTTAAAAATGATTGAAAAAATGCAAACCTGCTTAACCCAAGCTGTCCTCATGGCAGCACCTGAACCCAAGAATATGGTGACTGCAGGTTTGTCAGCGTTATTGAGCGCGATTAAAGATGATCCTCGTATGGCACGGATTATTTATATTGATGCCATGCTGGTGCAGGATTTACATAATCAAGCCACCATTCAAGAAACGCTGACCCAATTCGATCGCATTATTCAGGGCTTCGTGATGATCACCATGCCCAATGCCCCACATAGCACTGAAGAAGTCTCGTTGATGGCAACTGGCCTAAATGGTTATGTCACCCATATTATTATTCGTTGGGTCTCGGAAGGCTTCAAACAGCCTCTGGAAGATGTTTTGTCCGCCTGCTGTGCTGTCTTTTTGTCTTTTATCGAAACCACCTCGCAAAAAAATTAAAATCGTTTTACAGTTTTGTGACACACAAAGCTGTTAAACTACAGTTAAGTTAAGCAAATGAATTCATTTGCTTTATTGCTAGGCAAATTGTCATCAATCCGTCACGACTCTGCCCCATGCTTGTCACAATTTATTGCTAAATTCGACTTTATTAATTCTTTTGCAATGATATTGTCATAATTAATCTTTGTAATAAGCCTGTCATAACAACAAAACGGTTAAACCGTTACAGATTTTAAGGGTATTGCGCTGTGAAAGATGACTATATTTTAATTGTCGATGATGAGCTACCGATCCGCGAAATGATCCATACCTCTTTGGATATGGCAGGCTTCCAATGTTTACAAGCTGAGGATGCCAAACAAGCGCATCAGATTATCGTTGATCAGCGTCCTGCGCTTATTTTGCTGGATTGGATGCTACCGGGTGGCGTGAGCGGTGTGGATTTATGCCGTCGCCTCAAACGCGATGAAAATTTGGCCGAGATTCCTGTGATCATGCTAACTGCACGTGGTGAAGAAGACCACAAAGTACAAGGTCTGGACGCAGGTGCCGATGATTACATGACCAAGCCATTTTCAACCCGTGAACTGGTCTCTCGTATCAAAGCGGTATTACGTCGTGCCAATGCATTGAGCGGTGAGAAAGTGATTGATGCCAATGGTTTATTACTTGATCCTGTCAGCCAGCGCGTGAGTTTCGGCAACAGTATTTTAGATATGGGCCCAACCGAATATCGTTTATTGGCCTTCTTCATGACCCATCCTGAGCGCGCCTATACCCGTGCTCAACTCCTAGATCAGGTCTGGGGTGGCAATGTCTATATTGAAGACCGTACCATTGATGTGCATATCCGTCGTTTACGCAAAGTGTTAGAGCCTTTTGGTGTCGACCGTTTTGTACAAACCGTTCGTGGCACAGGTTACCGTTTTTCGACACGAGCAGATTTAGCAGTAGGTTAAAAATCCTTTATGTATGAGCCTTACCCCGTCCCTGAACTGGCACGTGAACACCAACGTTTTCGCTACAGCAGTTTATGGACCTTTGCAAAACAAGATTTAAGACTGTTACTTTTTTTCTTATTGATTGCAAGCTTAGTCGGATTCGGGGTGGGTTACTTCTGGAGCTGTATTTTTATTGCCTTCGTGCTGTTTTTTTTCCTACAGCTACGCTCGCTTTATCTGGTCAATGAATGGATTTCCAATCGCCCTTATGATGTCCCACCCAATCTGAACGGGATTTGGGGCGCTTTGCTGTTCAATGTTTACCGTGCACAACGTCAAGAACGCATTGTTCAAGCGGAGATGGTCGGATTGATTGATCGGGCGCAATCCTCTCTGGTGGCATTGGCCGAAGCGGTGGTTTTAATTGATGATCAACATCAAATCGAATGGTGGAATCCTGCCGCTGAGAAACTGTTAGGGATTAGCCCTTTGGATCGTGGCCGCAACTTATTGTCGATTCTGCGCCAACCCAATTTTATTGAATATTTCAACCATAGCCATCAATCTCCTGATGGTATCCGTTTACAGGCGCAGATGGATGAAGAACGTTATGTACAGGTCAAACTCACCCGTTTTGGTGGAGAAAGCCGTCTGCTGGTCGCGTATGACACCACACGGGTGCATAATCTGGAACAAATGCGTAAAGACTTTGTCGATAATATTTCACATGAGTTACGCACACCATTGACCGTGCTCAGTGGCTATATCGAAACCTTTACCGATCAAGATGATATTACCCCGCGTTGGAAACGTGCTTTCACCCAGATGCAATCTCAGACCAAACGGATGAATGCCTTGGTCAATGACCTCTTATTATTATCAAATTTAGAAAATAATAAGAAAGTCGCAAAGAATCAGATTATTGATATGGCCAATCTGATGAACCAAATCTTTGATGATGCCCGTGCCTACAATCTCGATTATGGTCATACCCTCAATCTGGATATTGATAGCCATTGCGACCTGATTGGTTCTGATATCGAAATTGCCAGTGCATTCAGTAATTTAATTACCAATGCGATTAAATACACGCCTGCAGGTGGCATCATCACCATTGGCTGGCATGAAGATGGCGATCATGCGTACTTTACCGTACAGGATAATGGCATCGGGATTAACCCAAAACATTTGCCGCGTCTAACAGAACGTTTCTACCGTGTCGATAGCGCACGTAGCCGTCAAACAGGTGGAACAGGATTAGGGCTTGCGATTGTGAAACACGTGTTGATGCAACACGGTGCGCACTTGGAAATTACCTCTAAAGAAAATGAAGGTTCGACCTTTACTGCGGTGTTCCCGAAAGAACGCTTATACCGCATGATTTAAACCTGAAGGGAACTGCTAAGTTCCCTTAAATATGATGTGATCATTCCACTAAAATAATATAATAAATTGTTGTTTCATTTCATTATTTATATTTCTCGATGTATTCCTCATGCTCAATACCCCTTTTCTTCGTGCTTGTATTCTCTTACTTGGACTCAATACCCCTTTGGCAATTCATGCTGCTCCAACAGATCCGCTGATTGGGACGTGGAAAGTCGTGGATGAGCGTACGGGCTCGTATCTGTCTGATATCGTCATTCGCAAACATTCTGCGACCGAGCAATACAGTGCGGTGATTGTCAAAATGTATCCTTCTGCCAAGGAGGCTGCACCGACCTTATGTACAGCATGTACAGGTACTTTAAAAAACCAGCAGATTATCGGTATGGAAGTGCTAACTGGTCTAAAGATGTTGAGTCAAAATGAAGAATTTGGACAAGGTGTTTGGCTCAATCCTTATGATGGTCACAAATACAACCTGAATGGACGCCTCAGCAAAACAGGCAAAATGTTGAGTATCAATGCCAAAAATCCAAGCAATAATAGTTTCCGTAATATGACTTGGATTCGACTTTAATAATTTAAATTTCACATAAAAAAGAGTGCATAAAATGCACTCTTTTTTATAAATTTAAGCATAAGACTGCCAATTAAGAGCTGGTTTTGGCACTCATCGCTGCTGGCTCAAGCAAATGACTAGGCAACCCAAAAATATGATCAAAAAAGTAATTATAAACAAAGGTATAACATGGAATCAGCACCATTAAACTAAAATCGAGCAAGAAGGCTTTGACTAAACTGATCTGCATCCACCAGGCAATCAAGGGAATCAAAATCATCACCAACACAATTTGAAAGCCAATGGCATGTGCCACACGTCTGAGTACCGTACGTTTTTTTGATGTCTGCTTCTTTTCCCACATCTCAAACACAGCGTTATAAAAGAAATTCACCGTCACTGCAATTACCGCAATCAAGATCGATAAAGGCCCTGTATGGCTGATGGTGGTACCTGAAAGCACTGCCAGCACCATTGCACAGATAAAAAAGCTAAAAACTTCATAGAAAAACACATAAGTGACTCTTCTCTTGGTTCCTTGCATGACCACACCTTAAAATCAATAATGGGTGGATTTTACGCTTTAAATTTGATAAAAAAAGTCAATCGTCATCAGATTTACTGACAAGGAAATTGCCATGAAACTCAGTCGTGAGCAGCTTGAACTGATTCTGGAAATTATTGATCGTGGTAATTTTTCCGCAGCGGCGCGCGCCCTAAATCGAGTGCCGTCCGCAGTTAGTATGGCGATTGCCAATCTTGAAGCAGAGTTAAATTTAAAACTATTTGAACGTAGTAAAAATCATCTCGCCCCGACAGAAGTCGCACTTTCAATCGAACCACATGCCCGACTGATTGTGACCAAATTAGGTCAGCTCGACCTGCATCTGACTGAACTTTCAACGGGACTCGAGACTAGCCTCTGTATTGGTATCGCCGCAGATGTGAATCAAAAGTTTTTATTGGCAGGGATTGAACAGTTGATTCAACGCTATCCCTTGTTAAATATTGAAATCGTCAGTGCACCACAACAAGAGCTCA
This genomic stretch from Acinetobacter sp. C32I harbors:
- a CDS encoding DUF445 domain-containing protein, whose product is MSSVEEIHVPSLQRSKYFATMALIIAVVSWVALMVAAHFLPEYKWLIHIFMLGAEAGVVGGLADWYAVTVLFRNPFGRMPLPKLLRDHTEIIPRNKARIAESMGRFVQENFLSPQIVERSLQNADISLAVGQWLASPKNNQQVVQMIQHTVPRIFEFVSQDQIAHFVQNNSVQWVRSTKVNKLASEMLRAVLENDFHQDVLQRGLDLAHEWMVSHPEEARDLSRKLFQELGVWKLAKGASWIGIDVQQRTIDSLIEKVESMLANPDHPWRQDIEATTHNLMLELAEPDSEASQRLNRGKDALLDSPQVLNFISGAVAILCDAIKTDLMQEDSGIATNLQAAIQQLGESLIQNEKVRQVLNEKMVGLATNFSEQYSDKIIRYISERIHEWDSREMIAKIESEVGGDLHMIRVNGVIVGAFIGLALGVIRAIVENVL
- a CDS encoding pyridoxal phosphate-dependent aminotransferase → MLQLQSKLPSQGVTIFSVMTELAHRLNALNLSQGFPDFPAPPALLEALSQATLSGYNQYPAGDGVLTLRQQLATQFLARDQLQLDPVTEITITPGATIAIFCAIQACIHAGDEVIIFDPSYDSYAPAVQLAGGKSVHIHLDAPSFQVNWQKVKDSINANTRMIIVNTPHNPTGAIWSEQDWRQLIELIQDKNIVVLSDEVYEHLIFDGQKHHSALQFPELRERSFVIGSFGKTYHVTGWKTGYCVAAPQLMRLFRQIYQFANFCGTTPCQIALANYMQQHPEHIQELPSFYQAKRDLFNAQIQDSRFDFIPSQGTYFQNLDYSNIRPDLNDVEMCQFLAEQHKIVAIPISVFYQQAPASLRLIRFCFAKTDQTLQRAGEILVQC
- a CDS encoding MATE family efflux transporter → MTPRQPLVMQPNLWKTFFVFLVPLIATNILQNLSGTINTIFVGQMMGVNAIAAVSVFFPILFFLLAFVIGISAGSTVLIGQAWGAQNLEKVRSVIGSTVFMTLIGGSIIAVLGLIFAKHILELLGTDPKVMHLSLPYVQWMLVGSPLLFVYIIYTSILRGVGDSVTPLIALSLTSLIGLGVTPVLLKGYFGFPALGIVAPAIATIIGYAAVLIFLAIYLNYKNHPLKIDGLLLQHIRHDAELSKLILKLGIPTGIQMVTTSLAGLVIIGLINHYGAHATAAYGAVNQVLNYIQFPALSISIAASIFAAQAIGAGKPDLLAKVTRTALGMNFLFTGSLIALAYLFSKYLMALFITDHSVIELGQQLLFIVLWSILFFGASAIFASIMRASGAVNIPMLINIFTIVLIEVPCAYWFSSLWGLTGIWIAYALSFVCLCLFQAFYYQFFWKKTKIKVLI
- a CDS encoding SDR family oxidoreductase; the encoded protein is MKNFKNKVAAITGAGSGIGQQLAVLLAKQGCHLSLSDINDKGLAQTVELVKQYPVTVTTKVLDVSNRDAVKQWAQETVQDHGSVNLIFNNAGVALGSTVEGASYEDLEWIVGINFWGVVYGTKEFLPFIKQTKDGHIINISSIFGLTSQPTQSAYNATKFAVRGFTESLRQELDIEKGGVSSLCVHPGGIRTNIAKAAKMNDSLKSLGMDPNKSIKQFDKFLRTPPEEAARQILNAVLKDKRRLLIGTDARIVDSFQRLFPTGYQRIAALATKMM
- a CDS encoding TetR/AcrR family transcriptional regulator; this encodes MATQDQATSKKKNTEAKERQFKGLSLTERKEARREKLIEAGIATYGTQGFFSVTVKDVCNEAKLTERYFYESFKKSEELFQTVFLKMIEKMQTCLTQAVLMAAPEPKNMVTAGLSALLSAIKDDPRMARIIYIDAMLVQDLHNQATIQETLTQFDRIIQGFVMITMPNAPHSTEEVSLMATGLNGYVTHIIIRWVSEGFKQPLEDVLSACCAVFLSFIETTSQKN
- the phoB gene encoding phosphate regulon transcriptional regulator PhoB — translated: MKDDYILIVDDELPIREMIHTSLDMAGFQCLQAEDAKQAHQIIVDQRPALILLDWMLPGGVSGVDLCRRLKRDENLAEIPVIMLTARGEEDHKVQGLDAGADDYMTKPFSTRELVSRIKAVLRRANALSGEKVIDANGLLLDPVSQRVSFGNSILDMGPTEYRLLAFFMTHPERAYTRAQLLDQVWGGNVYIEDRTIDVHIRRLRKVLEPFGVDRFVQTVRGTGYRFSTRADLAVG
- the phoR gene encoding phosphate regulon sensor histidine kinase PhoR, yielding MYEPYPVPELAREHQRFRYSSLWTFAKQDLRLLLFFLLIASLVGFGVGYFWSCIFIAFVLFFFLQLRSLYLVNEWISNRPYDVPPNLNGIWGALLFNVYRAQRQERIVQAEMVGLIDRAQSSLVALAEAVVLIDDQHQIEWWNPAAEKLLGISPLDRGRNLLSILRQPNFIEYFNHSHQSPDGIRLQAQMDEERYVQVKLTRFGGESRLLVAYDTTRVHNLEQMRKDFVDNISHELRTPLTVLSGYIETFTDQDDITPRWKRAFTQMQSQTKRMNALVNDLLLLSNLENNKKVAKNQIIDMANLMNQIFDDARAYNLDYGHTLNLDIDSHCDLIGSDIEIASAFSNLITNAIKYTPAGGIITIGWHEDGDHAYFTVQDNGIGINPKHLPRLTERFYRVDSARSRQTGGTGLGLAIVKHVLMQHGAHLEITSKENEGSTFTAVFPKERLYRMI
- a CDS encoding DUF2147 domain-containing protein, with the protein product MLNTPFLRACILLLGLNTPLAIHAAPTDPLIGTWKVVDERTGSYLSDIVIRKHSATEQYSAVIVKMYPSAKEAAPTLCTACTGTLKNQQIIGMEVLTGLKMLSQNEEFGQGVWLNPYDGHKYNLNGRLSKTGKMLSINAKNPSNNSFRNMTWIRL
- a CDS encoding PACE efflux transporter, with product MQGTKRRVTYVFFYEVFSFFICAMVLAVLSGTTISHTGPLSILIAVIAVTVNFFYNAVFEMWEKKQTSKKRTVLRRVAHAIGFQIVLVMILIPLIAWWMQISLVKAFLLDFSLMVLIPCYTFVYNYFFDHIFGLPSHLLEPAAMSAKTSS